Below is a window of Ignavibacteriales bacterium DNA.
TCAATATCTGCAAGATGATCTAACATCACAGCACTTTCACCACCAAATTTGATAGCTTTTTCTAAATTCAATTTTGCTTCGGTGTAATTGCCAAGCATAAAATAAACCCAGCCAATAGTATCAAGGTAAGATGAGTTTAGGGAATCCTCTTTCACAGAAATCTTTACCATTTTTAATGCGCGTTCAAGTTGAATATTTCTTGTTGCAAAAGAGTAGGCATAGTTGTTACTTAGTAAAGGATCATCTGGTTTTAATTCAAGTGCGCGCTCATACAAACTATCGCTTTTTCAAATACTTCCATACCGTTATAAATCATTGCAAGTGTTCCGATCAATTGCGCATCGTCGGGTTCAATTTCCAATGCTCTATTAAGATAAAATATTGCTTTATCATCTTCTTTTAGTTGATTTAGAGTAAACGCATAGGCTGAGAGAGCAGTTATATCTTTTGGATTTAGGATTGTAGCTTTTCTTTAAATACTTTTCTGCTTCTTCGTGTTTAGATTGCTGCGCTAATGATAATCCTAAAATTAGGTTAACATAAAAATCTTCCTGAAATGTTAAAATGGCTTCGCTCATTACAACTTCAGCTTCATCATATTTTTTATTATCAAAATACAATCCACCAAGTCTTATCCATGCGGCAACATTCCAGTTTGCATTTTTTGTGACAAATTTAAAATTCTCAATCGCAACAGAATCATCACCCTGGCTTAATGCGATTGCACCCAGATACATTTTGATCTGCCAATCTGTTGTGTCCTTATCAAGCTTGGTAAAAAATGATTTTGCAATTGGCAGCACAGTTGAATCTGTAATTGCTTTATTAAAATAGTTTGCGCCAATATTAATTTTTGCATCTAAATTAACATCCGGCTGATCCAGCAGGTAATCAAATTCTTTAGAAGCACCAGCCCAATCATCTTTACCTAATAGTAATTTTGCTTTTGTTTCTCGTGCTTCAAGATCGTACGGCATTATCTCAATGATTTCATCAATAAGCGGAATACCTTCATCATATTTTTTAGCTTTTAAATAGAATTCAACAAGCATTTTCTTTAAAGGGATATTTGCAGGATCAATTACCTGAAGCTTTTTAACAGCATTTATTGCTTCATCATTATTCCCCAATCTTTCCTGAAGCTCTGCTATCCTTGTTAGCACAGACCAATCACGACCGAGCTGCATTAAAATTCTGTTATATAATTTTACAGCTTGCAATGGTTTATCATCTTCGTACAATCGTGCTAATTTATAATTCATTTCGATGTTTGATGAATCAATCTCAATAGCACGTTCAAGAATTTTTATTGCAGATACTTTCTGATTTCCATAATTAAAAATATCAGCAAGCAAATCTAAATATTCAATCTTTGTTGAATCCATCGAAACAGCGTTAAGCGCATAAGTTAATGCAGGTGCAAGCTTATTTAAATAAACATAATTTTTTGCAAGAGTGTAATAAAGTCCGGCGGATGAATCGTACATCAACGCTTTTTCATATTGCCCAGCTGCGGCTTCATAATTTCCCTGAGATTCAAAAACCCCGCCATTAATAAAAAATTCAAGGCTTTTTTCTTCTGCTGTTCACGGGTTAAAACTGTTTTTTATCTTCGCTTTTTTCTACAATTGTGGTTGATGAACCTGAACAATTAATTAGGAAAGCAGATAATAATAAAACAGGAATAAATATGTAGAGAATATTTCTTTTCACGGTTGTGAATATATTATTGCAGTGTTGTAATAACAAGGCTATTTAAGCTTGTATCCTGCTAAAATTTGAAAACTTAAGCATCTAAGTAGTAACTTTGCATAAAAAAAATTTATGGAAATATTTGATTTAGCCATAGCCTACGATTGGGAGTTTGATGTTGAATTTGTTTCAGCTATCGAAAAAACGCTTCAGCAATTCGGGCTTTCAACTTATGTTATCAATTATAAGAACATTGCGGACGTAACTGAAAAAGTAAAACATCGTAAGCTAAGTTTTGGATGTTTATTGGATAGAGCCTCGGATGTTGATGATAATTTTATTGAGCTGAATAGAATTCTTACAAAACGGAATACTTATGTTTTTAATCCCCACAAGCTTATTGATCACGCAATTGATAAAGCAAATATGCACCTGGAATTTATTACAGCGGGATTAAATGTTCCGCATTCCATTATTATTACACCGCACAATCAATCAAAAGAAATTTTTATTTCGATTGATGATCTTGAAACGCTCGGCAGACCTTTTATTATAAAACCTTGCAACACAACCGGCGGTGGAATGGGCGTTGTTACCGGAGCGGAATCACTAAAAGAAGTTTTACACGCCAGGCAAAAACACAGCAACGATAAATATCTGATTCAGGGAAAAGTTTATCCTAAAATTTTAGATGATAAACGAGCTTGGTTTAGATGTTATTGGGCTTTTGGCAAAGTTGTATGTGTTTGGTGGGATGATGAGACACATATTTATAATGAGCTAACTGAATCTGAAGTGCAAAAGTTTGGATTAAAAAAATTTTTCAGATTACAAGAACAATTCATCGTTTAACGCAGCTTGATTTTTTTCAACAGAAATTGCACTTACAACTAAAAATAAATTTGTTGTTATTGATTATGTAAACGATCAGTGCGATATGAGATTAAAATCTCTGCACATTGATGGAGTGCCGGATAAAATCGTCAGGAAATAATAAACAACCTTAGATTATTTGTTGCAAAAGAAAAACGCTTAAACCGATGAGGAAAAAAATTATACTAATCTATTTATCCATAACCGTTTTTATTTTACTTCTTGGCGGATATTTTTTCTCTACAATATCTATGGAAGTGAAGTAAGGCGAACACCCGAAAACCTATTTGCGCAAACTTCATCCGAAATGAAAATTGAAGTTATTCCAATTAACGCAATGGGTAAAAAAGCGTGGTTCAGAAAATCATCCGCAGATTTTGATATTGTTGAAGGAATGGATTTGATTGAAATTACTGAGTACAATAAAGAATCCGGATTTATTACGATCAGATCAAAAGGTAAAGCAGGTTTGGTGGAATTAAAATTAAATCCCAGCATTCCTTACTACCGGAATATATTGAGATTGAAATACTACCATTAACTGTTTAGGTTGTAGAGAGAACTTTTAAAGGCTGTCACGGTCGCACCGTGTCAATAAATTAGATATTTATTATTTTTGATTATGGGAAGAAGAGGACGAAATAACTTAACGGATGAAGCTTTTTTCTTTGTTACAACTACCGTTGTAAAATTCATTCCTATTTTTAACAACCCTCTGTTTTGTGATATTCTTATTTCTAATATTAAACACTACAGAGAAAAATATAAGTTTATTATTCTTGGATATGTTATTATGCCAACTCATTTTCATTGGATTATTGAAGTAAAAATGAGTTTGGTAACATTTCGGAAATAATGCGTGATATTAAAAAGTTTTCAGCCTGGAAGATATTTGATCATCTAGAAAACACGAATGAAGTAGAACTATTGCAGTTATTTGAAAAAGAAGCAATGGTCATTAAAGATCAAAACAGAAAATTATGGATGAAACGGTTTGATGATGAAGTGATCAGACATCAAAAAATGTTCTGGACAAAATTGAATTATATCCATAAAAATCCCGTTAAGTCTGGCATTGTCTTAAAGGCAGAAGATTATAAATATTCAAGTGCAAGAAATTATTCTATAAATGATCATTCTATTTTGGAAGTAAATACTGAGTTAGGTGGAATTGATTTGTATTCTTAAATATTAGGTTACAATGTCACGGTGCGACCGTGACAGCCTACATTTATTTAGTACGTTTACAGATATTGAAGCAGGTCGAATGTATTTTACAACAAGCCAAAATGAAAAATACACAAATTCATTTTTTATATGTTATACAATATGGATAAAATAGAATCTTCTAAGTGGAATGCCGAATGGAATACTGCGAATAAAAATTTTAAGAAAGCATATCCAAATTCTCCAGAGTATCACAAATTAAAAGCTAATGCATTGGAGCCAAAATCTTTAAAATATATACTAGGTAAATAAAATGATTAAGTACAGTTTAATTTTATTATTGGTTATTACAAATCTAAATTTTTCGCAAGATAAACATGTTGAAATAGTTGGTGGATTGGATTCAATTTATACTTTAATCAATCTTTCTGAATCTTGTTGTAAAAATGTTGAATGTCAAATTGATCTTTTAGTTTTTCTTGACAATCATGGAGAAATCGATTCAGTAATTGTCGCAAAATCTTCCCTCCAGGGATGTAATGATTTTTTCATCGGAATAATAAAGAATGTAAAATTTATACCGGCATACAATTATAAAATCAAACAGAATATTTCGTCTGTATTAGGCATTCCAATCAGATTACCAAGTGAAATGAATTTAATAATATAAAACAGTCGTATTAGATACCTGAAAATAGCAATATTTAAAAATATTATTGATTTAGGTAGAACTACTGATATAAAAATTCAGTAGTTCTACTGATTCCACCTTCCAGATATAACCGTATTATTCTTTTAGAAATAATAAACATTTTTGTCAAGCGAACTTGTAGGAACTAAAACAAAGTTTATTATTTCGCTATTAGCTTAAGTAAATTATTACAGCTAATAAAAAAGAGGTTAACAAATGGTTCGTAAAAATAAAATTCAAATGTTTGTTTTAGCTAATTACTTAATAATGTCATTTATTGTATTTGCATCTTGCAACACTGCAGAACCACCAGTTCCACCGGTAAATACAAACTTATCTTTGGTACAAGATGAGATAAGCTGTATAGAGGTCTGGTTAAAATTAACAACTCAAAACCTACAATTACCAACGAATCTAAATTTATTACAAGATAATAACATTAAGAAAACTATATCACTTACTTCTCAGGATACTGTACTTTACATAGATTCCTTGCTTCCGAATAAAACCTATCAATTTCAACTAGTAACAAATAATATTGATACTAAAAGCAACAAGGTTGCAGTCACTACATTGGATACAACGGACCACAACTTTACCTGGCAAACTTTTACCTTTGGGCAGCACAGCAACAGTGTGCTTAATGATGTAGCAATTATAAGCGAAAATGATATTTGGGCTGTTGGCGAAATTTATATGAATGACTCCTTGGGAATTCCGGACCAAAACGCATATAATGCGGTCCATTGGGATGGTCTTGAATGGAAGTTGAAAAGGATTATGTTCTATTCGTTCTGTCCACAAGCAACCGGAGAGGGGTCATATCCAGCAAGTTCAATTTATGTATTAGATGCTGAAAATATAGTAATTAGCTGTGGTTCTCAGTTAGCATATTTAAAAAATGGTGTTCAGATAAATAGAGAATGTGTGCCGGTATCAGCAGATAAAATATGGGGCCGAACACTTAATGATTTTTATATAGTTGGTTATGGTGGCGGCATAGCCCACAGTAATGGGTCAAACTGGACAAAGATAGAAAGCGGTACTATTGATAATTTGCTCGATGTTGTGGGAACTACCGACGGAAATACTGTCTGGACTTGCGGATATTCTGGAGATTATGCAAACACAGTATTAATAACAGTAAAAGATGGAGTTGCAGAAAAAGTTTATGAGGGATCAAGCAATGGACAGAGTAATGGATATTATATTGGTCCAATAAGTGGAGTATGGACAGATAACGATTACAGAGTTTTTATGATGAATGCAGGAGGAATATACATACAAAAAAACAGCAATGAATTTTTCCTGGAAAAAGAAGTAGCAAGATTTACACACGGTAGTTATGGTATAGATGGAACAGGATCAAACAACATTTTTGCTTGTGGTGATAGATTCGTTGGTCATTGGAACGGTTCAACTTACAATGAGTACTCTGAGCTGTATAGACAATTTGGAACCTACTATAATGTTAGTGCAAATGATAACATTGTTTGTGCAGCAGGTACAGATTATAGTGATGGATTGAATTTCAAGGCAATAATTGTCCTTGGACATAAATAAATCTTAAAT
It encodes the following:
- a CDS encoding tetratricopeptide repeat protein, which translates into the protein MYERALELKPDDPLLSNNYAYSFATRNIQLERALKMVKISVKEDSLNSSYLDTIGWVYFMLGNYTEAKLNLEKAIKFGGESAVMLDHLADIESKLGNKDQAIKLWKKSLELDPTKIEIQNKIDKGAI
- a CDS encoding tetratricopeptide repeat protein is translated as MYDSSAGLYYTLAKNYVYLNKLAPALTYALNAVSMDSTKIEYLDLLADIFNYGNQKVSAIKILERAIEIDSSNIEMNYKLARLYEDDKPLQAVKLYNRILMQLGRDWSVLTRIAELQERLGNNDEAINAVKKLQVIDPANIPLKKMLVEFYLKAKKYDEGIPLIDEIIEIMPYDLEARETKAKLLLGKDDWAGASKEFDYLLDQPDVNLDAKINIGANYFNKAITDSTVLPIAKSFFTKLDKDTTDWQIKMYLGAIALSQGDDSVAIENFKFVTKNANWNVAAWIRLGGLYFDNKKYDEAEVVMSEAILTFQEDFYVNLILGLSLAQQSKHEEAEKYLKKSYNPKSKRYNCSLSLCVYSKSTKRR
- a CDS encoding glucosyl transferase; this translates as MVRKNKIQMFVLANYLIMSFIVFASCNTAEPPVPPVNTNLSLVQDEISCIEVWLKLTTQNLQLPTNLNLLQDNNIKKTISLTSQDTVLYIDSLLPNKTYQFQLVTNNIDTKSNKVAVTTLDTTDHNFTWQTFTFGQHSNSVLNDVAIISENDIWAVGEIYMNDSLGIPDQNAYNAVHWDGLEWKLKRIMFYSFCPQATGEGSYPASSIYVLDAENIVISCGSQLAYLKNGVQINRECVPVSADKIWGRTLNDFYIVGYGGGIAHSNGSNWTKIESGTIDNLLDVVGTTDGNTVWTCGYSGDYANTVLITVKDGVAEKVYEGSSNGQSNGYYIGPISGVWTDNDYRVFMMNAGGIYIQKNSNEFFLEKEVARFTHGSYGIDGTGSNNIFACGDRFVGHWNGSTYNEYSELYRQFGTYYNVSANDNIVCAAGTDYSDGLNFKAIIVLGHK